TTTCCCAGTGGCAACCACTATCGCCGCATTTTTTTGCGGTATTGCCGGTATGATGACATGTTTTGCAATCGGTAATCCCTTTATTTTTATGAATCTGGTGATCAAATGTAACAGCACTCTGTTTGGGTGATGCGCTGGTTTTTTTAACTTTCACTACACCCTGTGCAAAAATAAATGCCGGGATGAGTAGAGCAATGAAACACACTATAAGTATGTTCTTTTTATTCATAGAGCCTCCAATATAAAATATTTAAATAATAATTATTTTCGGATATACACATCATTTTCCCATACACCATCGAAGGTTGTTCCATCTTTCAAAATAAGCTTCCCTTTCCCATGACGTGCATCATCCTTCCATTCCCCTTCATATCGTGTGCCGTCAGCCCAGGTATAAATGCCAAAACCATTTCTCTTACCATCAACCCAGCTACCCCGGTAACTATCGCCATTTTTCCATTTGTATTCACCTTCACCATTACGCAGGTTGTTTTTATAGTTGCCACGGTAGGTATCACCATTGTTGAATGTATATTCGCCAAGGCCTTCACGGATACTGTTTTTAAAATTTCCTTTATATGTACCATTCTCATGAATGGTTGTACCAACTCCATTATTGCAATCACCTTCTTTGCAATTTTTAGGTGCCGAAGCACAGCTTATAGAAAATATGAAAAGTATAATAGTAAAATATTTTATTATTTTCATACTGCTCCTCCCGTTCTTAGAAATAAATCTATATGGTGTTTTTACTGAAGGCATTGTATAAAATGAATTAATATTACGCAAATAGTTTTTTTAAAAAAATAGGTAAGGGCGATAGTTCAATAGAAGGGAAGATTTTAGAGTGTAAAAAATACTAATTTGTATATAAAATATTAATGAACTTTTGCAATTGAATGCTACATTATATAATGTTGAATAATAATACGGTAGCACTTGGTCATTCAGGATAAAGCTATGTAGTCCTGGTAGTGGTATTGGTAATTTTGCAGCAAAAAAGGTTGTAGTATTGATTGGCACTATTACTTAGTAACAAGGGAGAGATCTATGAACGATGACACCATGGTAGATTTAACGACAATCAGAGAATTGCGTGAGTTAGAAGCATCATTGCGTAATGAGATACAGACAGCTAAAAGCGATATAATACGTGATTTACAAAAGAAGGAAGAATATCTTACCCATCTTATTCGTGTATTAATTGCCAAAGTTGATGCACTGGAGCAGGAAAAAAAGGCAGTATTTCAGGAAAAACCAAAGCCAAACACCAGACGGCTTTTCCGTATATAATAATTAGAATATATAAATAAATTTTTTTGAAAAAATAATAGCTTGTGATATAAGGAGTGTATGACCGCATAGGTGATGACCTCACCATGCGTTTCTATATAAAATTCCGTACCACAAGTACGGAATTTTTTTATTGTGTAACATCCTCAATCCACTGTAAGTAGTCATGTGATCCACACGTAATTGGTAGTGATATAATTTCAGCCACTTCATAGGGGTGTATTTTTTTTATTGTTTCTTCAATAGTGGTATAAAGATTACTTTTTGTTTTGATGATAAGAAGCAATTCCTGGTCATTGCATATTTCACCTTTCCATGTATAAATAGAAGTAAGTTCTGGAACAATATTGACACAGGCAGCTAATTTTTGTGAAACAAGGGTATTGGCTATATCCAACCCCACTTCTCTGTTAGGGACAGTACAAAAAATAACGCAGTATTCCATCATCAACTCCTGTTAAAAAAATATAAATTATTTATTTTTCCAATCGCTTTTTTCTTCTCATTTCGGCTTCGCGATATCGGCGTATTTGATCTTCAGTCTCAGGCTGTAACGGTGGAACTTTTTTTGGCATACCCTTTTCATCCAGGGCAACAAAAGTAAGATATGCTGATGCAGTATGTCGCACTTCGCCTGTAATAAAATTTTCGGCCTCAACGCGTACACCAACTTCCATAGATGTAGTGCCAACATAGTTGACACTTGCTTTTAACCGTAACAAATCACCAATATAAACAGGACTGTGAAAATCCAATCTGTCAATAGAAGCTGTCACAACAAGACAACCTGCATGTCGGGAAGCAACAATGCCTCCAGTGTTGTCAATAAGTTTCATGATAGTCCCGCCATGCACATTTCCAGCTAAATTGGCATCCTGATGGGTCATCTGCTGTACTATTGTTATAGTGCTTTCATTGACGGCTTTTGGATTCATATAGCTACTATTCCTTCAATAGAATTAAAATTACAGGGAATAGTGTATTTTTATATATGGAAATCACAAATTTTTGCAACCAAAAAATCAAATCAATTGTCAGCATATAAATGCATTAAAAATATGGGTATATGGTGCCTTCACGGATGATGTTTACATATTCATTATTTTTATCTATGCAGTCAACGAACATAATAGGTATATCATGCCAGTAAACAGATCAGAACTTGTATCATTCTATTCACATATGGCAGGGGTTGTTGCTGCCATCGTTGGGTTGTTAGTGTTAATTTTTACTGCTGATAAGCCTCTTATACAGGTACTATCGGTTATATATGGTATTTCAGTCATTATACTGTTTACGGCAAGCACCCTGTATCATGGGCTGAAGCAACAGGAAAATGAAGATTCACCATGGAGAAGATTTGACCACATGGCTATCTTCATCATGATTGCAGGAACGTATACTCCAGTATGCTATATCTATTTAGATTATCAAACTGCTCTGTATATTATTGTTGCCCAGTGGTTACTGGTGGTATTGGGTATTATCTTCAAGATATATTTTTTCAATGCTCCGCGTTTTATATATACTGCAATATATTTGGCCATGGGATGGATGGCTATAGTGGTAATCAAGGATATTGTCAGGATTATGGATACTGTATCGCTGTGGTATCTTTTTTTAGGTGGTATTGCGTTTACCATTGGCGCACTGTTCTATATCATAAAGTGGCCTCAAAAGAATAATGGACATGTTGGTTTTCATGAAATTTTTCATGGTTTTATTTTGGCGGGTGCTTTCTTTCATTATATGATGGTATACCATAGTATACAATACATACAAAATATTCATTAAAACGATAATTATTCCCACACTTTTTAAAGATCACATATACACCGTAAATATCAAAAAAATTATATTACACTTGACGAAATTCTTATACGGGTAGTATTTTTGTTGTAATTATAGGGGTTGTTATATTTTTGGGGTTGATTCTAGATATGGTTTTAACTGATTATTTAAATAAAAAGACAATACTTATCAATCCGTCGGTAAAAGACCGATGGGAATTAATTGAATCAATGCTTGATGTGGCAATTAAAAATAAAGCTGTAAAATCCGAATATCGTGAAACCATAAAAAAAACGCTGTTTGAACGTGAAAAATCAATGAGTACAGGCATAGGGAAGGGAGTGGCTATACCTCATTGCAGTTGCCCGTATGTTGATGATGTGGTGATGATAATGGCGTTGAGCAAGAAAGGTATAAACTTTGATTCAATTGATAATATGCCAGTGCATATAGCTATTCTTTTAATTGTTCCCAAGGACAAAATCTCACAGCATATCAAAACACTGGCAAATATAGCAAAACTTATGAGTGATGATACATTGCGGGAAGCGCTTTCAGGTGCAAAGGATGCCCAGGATATTATAAAGATTTTGAAAGAATATGAACAAAAAGGAAAAAAACAATAACACATCTCAAAGCCTTATTTCTCCATTATCATTAGAAGAAGAGGATTTTGAAAAAAAATTACGCCCACAGTATCTCAATGAATTCATAGGGCAGAAGCAACTTACTGAGAATATGCGTATTTTTATTGAGTCAGCAAAACTACGCAAAAAACCCCTGGACCATGTACTGCTTGCTGGCCCACCGGGGCTTGGGAAAACCACACTTGCTTTCATTGTTGCAAATGAGCTTGGGGTAAATATCAAGGCAACATCAGCGCCAGCAATTGAAAAACCTGGTGATATGGCTTCAATGTTAACCAATTTAGAGCCAATGGATGTCCTGTTTATTGATGAGATACACAGGCTGTCGCCCACCATTGAAGAGTTATTATATAGTGCCATGGAAGATGGTGAGCTTGATATTATTTTAGGCCAGGGTGTTGGTGCAAAAAGCATCAAGCTGCAACTGGCGCCATTTACCCTTATAGGTGCAACTACCAGAACAGGGTTATTGACGTCAGCACTACGCGACCGGTTTGGCATTCCGCTCAGGCTGGACTATTATGAAATTGAGGATTTAGAAACGATAGCTAAAAGGACAGCAAACATTATTGGTTGCATAATTGATGATATGGCGGCGCAGGAGATAGCACGGCGTTCTCGCCGAACTCCTCGAATAGTTAACAGGCTTGTAAAACGTGTACTTGATTTTGCGATAGTTATGAAAAAAAATTCAATTGACCTGGAAATAGCACGGTATGCGCTGGACAGGCTTCATATTGATTCTTTAGGTCTTGATGATATGGACCGAAAGATACTGACAACTATCATTGATAAATATGATGGAGGTCCTGTTGGTATAAAGACAATTGCTATCTCAATTGGTGAGGAGATAACGACGCTGGAAGATTTTTACGAACCTTACCTGGTACAGATTGGCATGCTGAAACGAACTCCCCGCGGCAGGGTAGCAGCACGACTGGCATATGAACATTTGCAGCTTCCCTACAAAGGCATAGACGAATCAAGCCTGTTTTAGCAGTTCAGGTAATACCACACATCTTCATTCATTTGCAAAAACCACAATTAGAAACGTATAACTTTTGTAGCTTTCATTAAGGTTTCAGTAATGGTATACATGTTGGATACAATGCCAACCTTCAACTGGTCTTTTCGCTTATAAAAATCTAAGCATGTGCCGCAGTTAATAATCTGTACACCTTTTTGTGCAATTTCCTGCAATGCGGGCAATACCGGTGAACCTTCAGTGGTTAAGAATATGCCTGAATTAATGAATATGATGGTGGATGGCAGCATATTGGCCTCATTAATGGTATTGATGAATGATTTCATCAAAAGCTGGCCTAATTCCTGTTTTCCCTGACCAAATTCGTTGGATGTAATAAAGAAGACAATGTTTTCATTAACATACTCCATTGTTACAGGTTGTGAAACTGGTTGTGATTGTGGTTGTGTACCTTTGCTTAATTTGAGGATAAAGTAATCGCCCTGTTGTGTAGTTGTTACAGAATATCCAGTATTTTCTGCAAAACGAGTTACATTGCCCACTGCGGTGTCACTGCTCACCAGTACTGTTAGATTATCGGGATTATCCTTTTCTATTGTTTCTTTGGTTAAAAGTACTGGTTTTGGACATTCAAGCCCTCGTGCATCTATCTCTTTCATAACTATCTCCCTTAAAAAATTTTTTAATTAAGATATTGACCGGTAACTATCGTACAATGTAATACGTACTATGGAGTATAAAACGTACTTTGATACATTGCTATTTTAAACCCATGTGGTATAATAATTATACGTGGGCAGATTTTTAAAACAATTTTTTTAACAGGGTTCTGAATGGATAAAATTTTTAAACGGGATTTTAAATACAGGGAAATACCCTATAACTATACATCATTTTCCGATAGAGAGATAATCTTAAAGTATTTTGATGCACAGACCTGGGATCTGGTGCAGGCTCTCAGAGCCAAGCGGCGAACAGGCAGAAGTGCAAAACTCCTTTTTGAGAATATTGGCGATATCTTTATCATAGACAGAAATCCCTATATTCAATATGATATTGTGGAAAACCCTGCCAAGCTGAAACATCTGTATAAACGGCATCAAAGAAGGCTTGCAACCGTTAAAGAAGGTGCCAATGGTGACCAGCAGGTCCTGCAGTTTATAGAAAAAATTGAACAATTAGATCAGGCTTTTTTTAAAAAGCTAAAAGAAACAAAGAAAGTGCAGGAAAAAATTTTTAATAAATTAAAACATATCACTGCAGCTGGTAATATTCATTTTAGCCCTTTTCATCGTGCATCACATGTCACTGACGCCACAGACTGGCGTGTGGAATACCCTGTTGTTGTGGTGTATCCTGATTCAGTGCATGAAGTACAGGAACTGGTGAAGGCTGCAAAAAAGCTGAATCTTGTTATTATTGCACGTGGTGGTGGCACAGGACTTACTGGTGGGGCAATTCCGCTTTTGCCTAACACCATGATAATTAACACTGAGAAATTGAACAACATTGGGAAAATTGAAAACACAACTATTAATGGTAAAACTATCCCCACCATTACGGTTGAGGCTGGTGCGGTAACCGAAGATGTAATGGAGTATTGTGAACATCAGAACTATATATTTGCTACTGACCCTACATCAGCATGGGCCTGCACTATTGGCGGCAATATTGCAGAAAATGCAGGTGGCAAGAAGTGCGTCATGTGGGGTACCTGCATCGATAATATACTTTCATTTGATATTGTAGATCACAATGGTGATATCATAACAGTATGCAGGGCAGATCATCCCTACCGGAAGATATTACCCGGTGACGAGGTTGTCTTTACTGTAGAAAAAAATAAAAAATTACTAAAAACAATAACCTTATCGGGGCTTGATATTCGAAAAAAAGGCTTAGGGAAAGATATTACCAATAAAGCACTTGGTGGATTGCCAGGACTGCAGAAAGAAGGTTGTGATGGCATTATTGTTAATGCAACGTTTGTTCTGTACAGGCCGTTTAAGTATACCCGTTCTGTATGTTTTGAGTTTTTTGGCAATAATATGATCAATGCCTCAAAAGCTATCGTTGAGATAGTAAAGACTTTTGAGGATGACCCTGTTGTGTTTTTAACAGCCTTAGAGCATTTTGATGAACAGTATGTGAAAGCTATTCAGTATAAGAACAAATCTTCTCGTACTGAAATCCCCAAAGCAGTACTGGTAGTTGATATTGAAAGTGATGATGAAGCAAAGTTAGAAGAGGCTACAGAAGATCTGGTAGTAAAAGTTAAGCAATTCAACACTGAAGGGATCATTGCAAAGGATGCTGAAACCAGAGAAAAATTTTGGCAGGATAGAAAAAATTTAAGTGCTATAGCAAAACATACCAATGCGTTTAAGCTGAATGAGGACATTGTTATACCTCTGGAAAAGTTGCAGGATTTTTCGGATTTTATTGAAAAATTAAATGTCAAAAAAGAACTGGAGAATAATATACAGATTATACGCGCACTTATTGATTACCTGCAGGAACAAGTCAAGACCGAGGAAGATGATGTATGTATTGAACGCTGTCATGCAGGAATTGGGCAGTTACTGTCGATGCAGTCGCGCTATACTGATATTCTTAATAATCTTGATACTGCAGCTAAGGATTATTTCAAGTATGACTCGGAATATGCACTCAGGCTGAATTCGGTTTTTCAGCTCATACAGAATAATGAACTGAGTATGGACTTTGATACAGAAGTTGATAAACCTCTACAAAAGCTTTTTTACGGTTATGATGATATACTGGAAAAGATACAGCAGGTAAAAGAAGCTACAGGGAAGCGCCGTATTGTTGTTGCTACCCATATGCACGCAGGTGATGGTAATGTACATGTCAATATTCCCGTACATTCAAATGATTATCTTATGATGCGTGATGCTGATGAAACTGCAGCAACCGTTATGCGTCAGACGGTAGCACTGGGCGGTGTGGTCAGTGGTGAACATGGCATTGGGCTTACAAAAATACGGTTTATTGATGATGAAACCCTGGAAAAGTTTGCTGAATACAACCGCTATGCTGATCCAGAAGATCTGTTTAATCCTCTAAAACTTACAAAGGATTTTAACTTAGAAACCATCTATACGCCATCGTTTAATCTTCTAGAAGGGGAAGCTTTCATTTTGAAGGCTACAGACTTAGAAACGGTATTCAATTCAATTGCAACATGCATCCGTTGTGGTAAGTGTAAATCTGTATGCAATACGCATTATCCGGATGGGGTGGTCTTCTATAATCCACGAAACAAAATTTTGGCCACAGCTCTTATTATGGAGGCTGTTCTGTATGATATACAGACCTCAACATCACTGAGTTTTAAGCATTTCAATAATTTGCGTGAAATTTCTAACTATTGCACCATATGCCATAACTGCCAGAAGCCTTGTCCGGTTGCTATCGATTTTGGTAATATTACGCTGAATATCCGTTCTATCTTAGAGGAAAGGCGAAAATCCACCTTTAAGCCAGTTACCTCGTTCACATTATTTTACCTGAAGCAGAAGGGATATTACATTAATAAAATATTTAGAATTATACTCCTGAAATGGGCATATAGCATGCAGAGGTTAGGCTTTTATGCAGCCAAGCCTGTTTCCCATATTCTCAGTGTGATCACCCCTTACATTGCTATGATGCTTAAAGGCAGGCTCCCAAAATCGGGGAGTAAAACCCTGCGCGATGAGCTTAAATTAAAAAGCAGCAACACATTTTATGTATTCAGAAATAAAAATAAACCTGTTGTAAAAACTGTAGTATATTTCCCGGGCTGTGGTTCAGAACGAATGTTTCCAGAAATCAGTATGGCCACTATTGCTCTGTTATACAATGCAGGTGTCAGAGTTATCATACCGCCAACGTACCTGTGCTGCGGTTACCCAATGAAAGCCAATGGCAAATTGGACCAGGCACGTATAAAAACCAATGAAAACAGGGTTATATTCCATAGAATGGCCGATACGTTTTCTTATATGGAAATTGAAGATATTGTGGTTTCGTGTGGGACATGTTATGAAATGTTATCCGATTATCATCTTGAAGATGTCTTCAGGGGCGCAAAACTTATTGATATCAATGAATTTATAGCCCGTGAAGGATTATACTCACTGTCAATACGTGATAGTTTGATTTACCATGAACCGTGCCATACACCTATGAAACTCATGGGATATCAAAAGACATTTTCCAAATTATTCAATACAAAACCCCTAGCAGTTCCTAACTGCTGTGGTGAAGGTGGAACACTTGCATTATCAACTCCTGATATATCCAATACACTTCGCGAAAGGAAAGAAACTAACATAAGAACTGCTATAAAAAAGAAAAATGTGTTGGTGCTTACAACATGCCCAAGCTGTGTGCAGGGTTTATGCAAAATTCAGGATAGCGTTAAAGTTACCGGGAAATCGTTAGTAGTGTATTTGGCAGAACAATGTTTGGGCAAACACTGGAAAAAAGAATTTATTAGAGCAATACAAACGGAAGGATTTGATAAATATATTTATTAGTTACTGGAAGTAAAATATTAGGGCAAATCATACTACTACTTTATCCCTGTATAATTCTTCAATCTGTTGGGATGTATAACCAAGCTTTTTTTCTAAAATTATACGCGTATGCTCACCCAAAGTAGGTGCGGGCATCCTTATACTCATTTCACATTCAGAAAGCTTAAAGGGGAACCCGGGGATATCTATTGCTCCAAACTGAGGGTGTTCAATTTTCTGAAACATTTGACGCATTTGTAAATTACTATCATGATTTATCTCCCAGCTTGTATATGCAATTCCACAGGGGGTTTTCTTACGTTGTAAAATTTCAATAATTTCCTCAGAGGTTTTTTTCTCAGTCCATTCCTCAATTAATGATACTGCTTCGCTGTGATTTTTTATCTGCACAATAATGTTTTCAAATTTGGAATCAGTAGCCATTTCAGGCTTACCTATTATGCTAGTTAAGTCCTTCCATTGGCGAGGTGTGAGTGCAACAATTGCCACTTTGCCGTTTTTTGATCTAAAAAATCCATAAAAAGGCATTCTGTCAGTTGAGTTAAATTCTTATACCCTAACCCTACACGTTCAAGTGAACCAGGCACAAGGTTATGGACAAAGATATCAGCATGTTCAGACATCTTTTTAATAACTTCACAACCTCTTGGATCGTGCCAATTGACTGGTATGCCATATTTATTGCGATTGAAAACAGAGTAACAGCGTTCGGCACCAGCCATCAATTTAAAAATAAGTCTAAGCGTATCACCCTGTGGTGGTTCAACCTTGATCACTTCAGCACCCATATCTGCTAAGATCTGTGTGCATCGGGACCCGGATATAAATTGTGTGATGTCAATTACAGTGATTCCTGAAAGCAGCATACAAGACCTCCGTTTTCTCTGCACATAATACTATATATATGCATAACAGTTTCAAGCTCTTTACTAAAATGTCACGTATTAAAATGTAATTATTCTCATTAATGAATAATTGTTGTAAAAATCGTTGGAAGATTTATGTATTATCCCTAAATATACAGGTATGAACAACAAGTCAGATAATACAACAACCACTCTTTTAAGAAG
This genomic interval from Spirochaetota bacterium contains the following:
- a CDS encoding cytochrome c3 family protein, translating into MNKKNILIVCFIALLIPAFIFAQGVVKVKKTSASPKQSAVTFDHQIHKNKGITDCKTCHHTGNTAKKCGDSGCHWETQNKGYNAIHSKCLGCHRTKGGKAPTLCTQCHKR
- the cutA gene encoding divalent-cation tolerance protein CutA, encoding MMEYCVIFCTVPNREVGLDIANTLVSQKLAACVNIVPELTSIYTWKGEICNDQELLLIIKTKSNLYTTIEETIKKIHPYEVAEIISLPITCGSHDYLQWIEDVTQ
- a CDS encoding acyl-CoA thioesterase: MNPKAVNESTITIVQQMTHQDANLAGNVHGGTIMKLIDNTGGIVASRHAGCLVVTASIDRLDFHSPVYIGDLLRLKASVNYVGTTSMEVGVRVEAENFITGEVRHTASAYLTFVALDEKGMPKKVPPLQPETEDQIRRYREAEMRRKKRLEK
- a CDS encoding hemolysin III family protein gives rise to the protein MPVNRSELVSFYSHMAGVVAAIVGLLVLIFTADKPLIQVLSVIYGISVIILFTASTLYHGLKQQENEDSPWRRFDHMAIFIMIAGTYTPVCYIYLDYQTALYIIVAQWLLVVLGIIFKIYFFNAPRFIYTAIYLAMGWMAIVVIKDIVRIMDTVSLWYLFLGGIAFTIGALFYIIKWPQKNNGHVGFHEIFHGFILAGAFFHYMMVYHSIQYIQNIH
- a CDS encoding PTS sugar transporter subunit IIA encodes the protein MGLILDMVLTDYLNKKTILINPSVKDRWELIESMLDVAIKNKAVKSEYRETIKKTLFEREKSMSTGIGKGVAIPHCSCPYVDDVVMIMALSKKGINFDSIDNMPVHIAILLIVPKDKISQHIKTLANIAKLMSDDTLREALSGAKDAQDIIKILKEYEQKGKKQ
- the ruvB gene encoding Holliday junction branch migration DNA helicase RuvB → MNKKEKNNNTSQSLISPLSLEEEDFEKKLRPQYLNEFIGQKQLTENMRIFIESAKLRKKPLDHVLLAGPPGLGKTTLAFIVANELGVNIKATSAPAIEKPGDMASMLTNLEPMDVLFIDEIHRLSPTIEELLYSAMEDGELDIILGQGVGAKSIKLQLAPFTLIGATTRTGLLTSALRDRFGIPLRLDYYEIEDLETIAKRTANIIGCIIDDMAAQEIARRSRRTPRIVNRLVKRVLDFAIVMKKNSIDLEIARYALDRLHIDSLGLDDMDRKILTTIIDKYDGGPVGIKTIAISIGEEITTLEDFYEPYLVQIGMLKRTPRGRVAARLAYEHLQLPYKGIDESSLF
- the yedF gene encoding sulfurtransferase-like selenium metabolism protein YedF; its protein translation is MKEIDARGLECPKPVLLTKETIEKDNPDNLTVLVSSDTAVGNVTRFAENTGYSVTTTQQGDYFILKLSKGTQPQSQPVSQPVTMEYVNENIVFFITSNEFGQGKQELGQLLMKSFINTINEANMLPSTIIFINSGIFLTTEGSPVLPALQEIAQKGVQIINCGTCLDFYKRKDQLKVGIVSNMYTITETLMKATKVIRF
- a CDS encoding DUF3683 domain-containing protein, with amino-acid sequence MDKIFKRDFKYREIPYNYTSFSDREIILKYFDAQTWDLVQALRAKRRTGRSAKLLFENIGDIFIIDRNPYIQYDIVENPAKLKHLYKRHQRRLATVKEGANGDQQVLQFIEKIEQLDQAFFKKLKETKKVQEKIFNKLKHITAAGNIHFSPFHRASHVTDATDWRVEYPVVVVYPDSVHEVQELVKAAKKLNLVIIARGGGTGLTGGAIPLLPNTMIINTEKLNNIGKIENTTINGKTIPTITVEAGAVTEDVMEYCEHQNYIFATDPTSAWACTIGGNIAENAGGKKCVMWGTCIDNILSFDIVDHNGDIITVCRADHPYRKILPGDEVVFTVEKNKKLLKTITLSGLDIRKKGLGKDITNKALGGLPGLQKEGCDGIIVNATFVLYRPFKYTRSVCFEFFGNNMINASKAIVEIVKTFEDDPVVFLTALEHFDEQYVKAIQYKNKSSRTEIPKAVLVVDIESDDEAKLEEATEDLVVKVKQFNTEGIIAKDAETREKFWQDRKNLSAIAKHTNAFKLNEDIVIPLEKLQDFSDFIEKLNVKKELENNIQIIRALIDYLQEQVKTEEDDVCIERCHAGIGQLLSMQSRYTDILNNLDTAAKDYFKYDSEYALRLNSVFQLIQNNELSMDFDTEVDKPLQKLFYGYDDILEKIQQVKEATGKRRIVVATHMHAGDGNVHVNIPVHSNDYLMMRDADETAATVMRQTVALGGVVSGEHGIGLTKIRFIDDETLEKFAEYNRYADPEDLFNPLKLTKDFNLETIYTPSFNLLEGEAFILKATDLETVFNSIATCIRCGKCKSVCNTHYPDGVVFYNPRNKILATALIMEAVLYDIQTSTSLSFKHFNNLREISNYCTICHNCQKPCPVAIDFGNITLNIRSILEERRKSTFKPVTSFTLFYLKQKGYYINKIFRIILLKWAYSMQRLGFYAAKPVSHILSVITPYIAMMLKGRLPKSGSKTLRDELKLKSSNTFYVFRNKNKPVVKTVVYFPGCGSERMFPEISMATIALLYNAGVRVIIPPTYLCCGYPMKANGKLDQARIKTNENRVIFHRMADTFSYMEIEDIVVSCGTCYEMLSDYHLEDVFRGAKLIDINEFIAREGLYSLSIRDSLIYHEPCHTPMKLMGYQKTFSKLFNTKPLAVPNCCGEGGTLALSTPDISNTLRERKETNIRTAIKKKNVLVLTTCPSCVQGLCKIQDSVKVTGKSLVVYLAEQCLGKHWKKEFIRAIQTEGFDKYIY
- a CDS encoding CoA transferase, whose translation is MPFYGFFRSKNGKVAIVALTPRQWKDLTSIIGKPEMATDSKFENIIVQIKNHSEAVSLIEEWTEKKTSEEIIEILQRKKTPCGIAYTSWEINHDSNLQMRQMFQKIEHPQFGAIDIPGFPFKLSECEMSIRMPAPTLGEHTRIILEKKLGYTSQQIEELYRDKVVV
- a CDS encoding CoA transferase — protein: MLLSGITVIDITQFISGSRCTQILADMGAEVIKVEPPQGDTLRLIFKLMAGAERCYSVFNRNKYGIPVNWHDPRGCEVIKKMSEHADIFVHNLVPGSLERVGLGYKNLTQLTECLFMDFLDQKTAKWQLLHSHLANGRT